One Gossypium hirsutum isolate 1008001.06 chromosome A08, Gossypium_hirsutum_v2.1, whole genome shotgun sequence genomic window, GGAAAAGTTATGAAGGTGGGCCACGACCTTGTCGATTGGCagtataaaaaatacaaaagaatgcTTAAGCAAATTGGAATTCTTCAGATGAAAATAAATAGCATCATTGACAAACAATGTAGAATGTACAATAACAAGCTAAAAGCTATGAGATTAAAACTTGGGAAGTTACTTGACAAAGAAGAGAAGTACTGGGCCCAACGTTCGAGAATCAATTGGTTAAAGTAGGGTGATAAAAATTCCTGGTTTTTCCATGTTAAAGCCAcgaatagaagaaaaaaaatagcatTGAAAGATTGAAAGACATGCAAGGTAATTGGAAGGATACAACTAAAGATATTAGCGAGATGGCCAGAGagtatttacaaaatttatttgaGTCAAGTTTACATTATAATGAAGTGTTAAACCTTGACTACATTGAAAATTGCATTTCAAGGGAGATAAACGGAAGATTGCTGAAGGTATTCACAAATAATAAGATAGTGGAAACTTTCAATCAAATTGATCACAGAAGCACTGGGAATTGACAGACTATCGGGGAACTTTTACAAAGAAAATTGGGACGTTGTAGGAAAAGATATTATTAATTTGTGTCATGGGATTCTTAGGGATAGAAACGTGGACAGCCTTAACAAGATGATTATTGTCTTAATTCCTAAAGTTAAAGAGCCTATAGATATGACTAATTTCTGTCCGATTAGTCTTTACAGGGTGATATATAAAATCGTGGCCAAGGTGCTTGTAAATCGTTTAAAATATACTTTCCCGAAATGCATTAGCCAAAATCAAAACGCTTTTGTTCCCGAGAGAATGATTCACGACAACATCTTGATCGCCTATGAGCTTATCTACTACCTCCAAAGTACTAAGAATAGGCCCAACAAATGATTAGCGATCAAGCTTGATAGGAGCAAAGCTTATGATAGGGTTGAGTGGAATTTCATTGAAGAGGTTATGTGCAAAATGGGCTATGCCGATGAGTGGATGAAAAAGATCATGAGCTGCGTTTGTTCAGTTCGCTACGTCGTCAAATGCAATTCAACCCTTTCAAAGACTATTGTGTCAGAAATGAGTCTAAGACAAGGAGACCTTCTCTCTCTCTACCTTTTTCTATTCTGCATGGAAGTATTCTCTAAATTGTTAATTCGTGTACAAAATGAAAATATTCTAAAAGGCATTAAAGCAAAGCATAAATGGGCCTCGTATTAATCACTTTTTTTTCGTTGATGATGCTCTCCTCTTTATTCGTAATAAAAAAAAGACACTGAGGAAATTgtcaatattttaaatatgttttcaaGGGTCTCGGGTCAAAAGACTAATTACGATAAGTATACAATTATGTTTAACATGAAAACCCCTTTAGCCCAAAGATGAAAACCCCTTTGGCCCAAAGACAATTTTTTTGCTCTATGCTTGGTATGCGCATGGTTGACACTCTTGATAGCTACCTAGGATTACCATTAcctgttacaaaaaaaaaaagtcaacaacagctttcactaatattattaatCGATGCTCTTGTAGGGTTAATAGTTGGTGAAAGTGTTTGTTATCCTATGGTGGGAAAGAGGTATTTCTTAAAGCCATTTTCCAGTCCATTCCTACTTATGCCTTATCTATTTTTCTTGCCCCGTAAGGGATTATTAAGCATCTTCAGTCAAAAATATGTCGAACGTGGTGGGCAAATAATAAGAAAAACCGTGGTTGGAATATGATAGCCTGGAATCATCTATGTCATCCAAAAGGAATGGACGGCATGGGCTTTCGGGATTTGCACTTATTCAACTTAGCTCTATTAGGAAGACAAGAGTGGAGGCTTATAAACTTCAAGGATACCTTATGTTTCAAGGTCCTGAACGCTAAATATTTTCCTGATGGAGACGTGCTCCTACCAAAACGTTGCAATAAATCGTCGTTTACCTGGTCTAATATTGCAAAAGCTGCAATTGCGTTGAAGGAAGGGTTTATTTGGCAAGTTGGGAACGACAACCTGATAAATATTCGATGGGACCATTGGGGTATGGAAGGGCTAAATGGGGACTTCGTTTGTCAGTCTCTTTTGACTAATAATGAAAGAAGAGTTAATGATTTGTGGGGCCAGGGCCAAAAGTGGTGGAAAAGGGATAGGATCATTGAGCTTTATGGTATTGAGATGGGGGAGTGCATTTGCAATTTACCCATTCCTCCTATTGATGTTAATGATAGCATAACGTGGTTACACAACCCCCATGGTGTCTACACGTCGAAATCTACATATTCCTGGCTTTCTATGAAGAGGATTGGCTATGGCCCTCACTAACTTTTTTGGAGAGTTATTTGGAAGCTCAAAATGCTTCCTAAGATTAAAGTGTTTAGATGGAGAATCGGTCTTGATATCTTACCCACGTACGTCAATATTGGTCACATCCGCCATAATTTCTCTACAACTTTTCTGAGATGTAAGAACAATGAAGAGTCTCTTATTCATGCTTTGAAAAAATGCCCGAAAGTTTGTGAAACCCTTATTATCGGAGGCTTAAACAATAGGCTTCTTGACGGTAATTATGTTCGCTGCACCGACTGGTTGGAAGATATCCTGCGCGAGCTCGATTCCAATACTGCTGCTGACTTCTTCACGCTTCTTTGGAACTACTGGAACAACATGAACAAGATGGGCAATGATGATCCTGCTATGATGGTATGGGAAAGGGCACAGATTCTTAGTAACGATTTTAGAATTTTCAACTTGAATGAACCCTCTGTAATTCGACCTACCCTGGTGTGTAAAGGTTGGAGAAAACATCCCaaagattttattaaaattaatgtgGATGCAACAGTATTAAATAGGAATGTCGGCTACGGGGCTATTGTGAGAGACGCTAATGGGTTTGTGATTGCTGGATGCTATATCTTTGAAAATAAGGCCATCGATGTTGTGTGGGCGGAACTGAAAGCATTGACTTTGGGGTTGAAGTTGGCCTTAAGATTAAATATAACCAAGATTATTATGGAGTCTAATAATGCTACTCTTATCAATACAATCAAAACAGCGATAAGGATGCCACTATCTTGGGCTGCTGTCTGAAACAGGAATGCGAGGCTATTAGAAAATTTGGTATGATCCATTTTAATTGGATTGATAGAAATAGTAATGAAGTTGCGGATATGCTCTATAAAATTGCTAGTAAGAATAGATGTGATTTGATGTTTAATATGGATTATCTTTTGAAAATCATCAATGTTATTATTCGAGATACAATAAGATGAGGTTGACCTCTAGGtcgtttttatcaaaaaaaaaagtccgttaaataatttctttaaaatattcaaaaagttaatatctattaaaaaatatttcaccAATCACATCTTGCCATATAGTTAGATTTATTTGtgtctttaaaatattttttaattaaaaaacaatgaaataatttgtaaaaattgggAAATAATAAATGGGTGAAATGAAAAGATTTGTTATTTTCgcttcatcttcttcatctcTTCTATCAGGTATACTTAGACCTGATCATGGcagcccggcccgaaggcccacccgaaatttgggagggtttggaaaaaatataggcccgaaaaatgagattgggcaaaaaataaggcccgtttaaaaaatgggccgggtcttgggtaacccctttactaagccgatcaaacaaatcagatacagcctcgtctatgtgtcctaaagctttggggaaaaccactagtccatagatacctaaagcgaagacatcgaccattttctttaaatcaggatgtacaagcaccaaatctcgcaaacttttccaaggaacacatttactgtcgcccttctgttggatccgggcagcgacccactgctcgctcatcccagtgatgtgcattaatttctttaacaacggagggacacaagcagctctggaataagccttgtcgacttgaatctttgggcaccgaagcaaggtcgtatactcctccacagtaggcgtcaaatctaccttcccaaaagtgaaacaactgtaggcaggattccaaaactgagcaagggctcggaataaatacttgtccactttgacactaagcagataaggtaggtcaccgtagttacaatagaacagctgcttggcctcgacatcccattgatcccagacttctttcatttctcgaaggtcattctggattacactgatacgggtaaaatcccacaattctgacacgtacccttcggtaagactatcgcctttctcccgttgtgtcgtttcagcccatattcgcacagccgcattatcctctactttatcaacaaactccttttccatgataagctttctaccaagaaactgaacgtaaatcgacacctcttttagaatgaagatgccatgcaatcacaaacaaagtaaattagcattaaacacagaataagatttaaaataagcgacaaataaatacaacattcctttaggtaagcactaaaatttggagtagctctacctaggtcggttcctaaggttcactacatatGGTATGGCTCTAGAgataaggtacctgaaccagcagattcctcgatcttcacccattataggctcatacagaccgagttcggttcaggggaatacatttccctatggccatgcggagatgaaaatctcacgaagacataggtacggatgtatcccgaaagcgattcactatcccatgcggaggtgaaaacctcacgaaggcgtagtttctcactcccacttaaaagggtgtgaccaacggtcatgcaatgcaatgtgcagaaagatacaaaaacttaaactaacacagcaattataaaccacaacgATGAAAATTGTAATAAAGAGCAATGAAAtgcgatgaaaggatcgtatatttaaaccaagtttttgattttcgacaaaaagacaaaaataatcaactcgtggctcgactcacttatacgtccccagtggagtcgccaagctgttgacaccatttttttgatgaaaaacggggtcgacttgggttttgaaaaatgaaacgggagtcgccaccaatccttttttatgaggtgtgattggatcaccttgaaaagtggttgtttttaataaacggtttagttttattaaaacaacgattttggtccacaaaattcagaaaaatgggttcgggagtcggttacgcacgaggaaggattagcaccctcgatacgcccaaaattggtacctaattgattacttaatgtcttaatgtcgaaaactttgaagaactttaaaaatgcgatccttatataaaaatgaaaatttttgggaaaagtagcatatttcacgttaatcaagaaagagaatcatatccagtaagttaggatacaatgtctcaaattcccaacACGcaaatgaaaaatgcttatttaaaagatattttagccatctcggatttaaaaatgagatcacgacccgtaagttaggacgcaaattttaatcccgagatcatttaaaatttgagtttaaaaagattcgtcatttagatttatcgtgaaaaatcgaaacccagtaagttaagatacgatcctctcgaatctaaagacgaaatattatttattcaaacaaaTTATGTTATgtcgagtaaaataaaacactaaaatcgtagtaaaaaaatgtgaaagcaatTTGCATTGTTGTTATTCatggcaaaatcataatgaatacaaaagtataaaatgatatgagcaatagcaacaataataaataaacattagtcctacaatcatataaaataacaatgtatataaacaaataaatcaaaactttcattcaaaataataataaaatgaaataaatagtgaacacaaataaaacgtaaaggaatatatatatgtatagaaatgtaaattaaaatatgtgtGTATACGTAAGTtacaaaatatatgaaatatatataaagtatattttaaaatataaagaaaaaataaatatgtatgaagtgtatgtaagtatataaatatgtatatataataaaggtgtatgaaaatatattttatatacatgtatttataaaaaatgcatatagatatatatatagatgGTTTTAAGCTATGAAGTAtgaaaaatatgtacatgtatgaattataaaatatataaaatatgtacatatatatatgtaaaaatatgtatatatatatttataaaggtTAGAAATATGTACgtgtattataaatatatatgcatgtataaataaattataaaataggtatgtttatatgtatatatatattacaaaaaatgtgtataagtatatgtaaaaatatataataatatatgtatatatctataaaagcaattataataataataataatgcaataacaataataatgtaaaatttgtaaagaaaataaacaaaatcactAAAGGATTAGATTAAACATTAAACAAGATTCGGGGGGTTCAAAGCGCAAATAAACGAAAGGGGAGGGATTGCTCTGAACACGCATGTAACATGGAGGGACCATCAAAGAAAATTACCCTTCCTTTAAAACGGCGTAGTTCGAGTAAGGACGAAGTTGAAAATACGaaaaaattttgggtaaatttaAAAGATCAAAAGAACCTAATTTAAAAAgcattaaaaagcggaagggctaaaggtgcaattagcccttccgtcaaaaacacgcggatccctaGATCAGACGGGTCGGGTCGCGGGTCGGATCTCGGTTTAGacgcaaaacggcgtcgtttgagGCCGAATGAAAcaggccaaaacgacgccgtttcatttaggtatttaaaccaatttttgttaaaaaaatcattcagccccattcccctttttttttttaaaactaaaaacttcTCAGTTCTCTCTCCCTCTTCCCCTTTCTTGATCTCGGGTCCGGCCGAGGGCCACCTTGTCGGCCGTCGGATCGCCGGCGCCAGTGAcgccgtacacggtggccggcgAGTGGAGAAAGGCGTGCCCTTAGAGATGCCTATCTTCTAAACCCGAATCCGGCCTCAAAATGACCAAAAACGAATGGGAAAAGGCTGTTAGGCTTCTCTACAGTCGGTTTCCTCACCGGAGAAGGAGTTTCCGACGAGGAGGAAACAACGACCCGCGGTGAGtctctttcttctttattttattttttatttcgtttaaaaaatcaaaataaaataaaataaatacaacgaaaaaaagaaaaaagtaaagatTGCAATCGAAAACCCAGGAAATCACCTTGAAGcttgatattttttattattctgttgAAATTTGTTTTCTTGGTTACAAAtcgaaaaaaaagagaaagaaaaacccCCTCGGTGTTTTTTCAATAGGCCTTATATAgccaaaatacaaaataaaaaatctccTTTTGCTATCCGTATTTGCTGTTGCTTGTTGGTGTTTGTTGCAGGTACTGGCGGAGCAGTTGGAGCAGGTGAGTCGGTGGCAAGTGGGCGTGGTGACGGCTGTGAACAGAGGGCAGGTGAGGAGGCCAGGAGCAGGTGCGGCACAAcagggggctagggtttctgctaGGTGTTTATGTTTTGGGCTGATTGGGTTAGGCTAGTTGGGCCTGGGtagtttttaggttaaaatttgtTATTGGGCCCTGGGtcaaaaattgggcttgtacaatacctataccaatcgagctaagacttaatcgacaatttaaatattatatttataaaatcttttaattatgattataatacaataaatatatataaaaattattttatttatctttatgtttattttcattgttttttttaaatagctGTCTTAAGTTAAAAggagaaattaatttaaaaattaaaataaaagaataataaattaaagggtaaactacactcatGCTCACTCTAAAATAGAGTTTAtcttattttggtcactctaatttttttctcaatttagataattatttgaATTAGTCACTAtcgttaaaaattttgttaatccACTAACGGATTGCAAACGTGGCACATTAGCCCATTAAGTTTGGGGCTAATTATAAAGAGGTCCTTAGTTTAAGTCAAGTTTAAAAAAATCATCTGTCAATCACTCAATGGGCTTATGTGCCACATCAGCAATCTATTAGTGGATTAACGAAAATTTTAACGGCAGTGACTTCGAAAAACTATATTAattaaagtgactaaattgaaaaaaaatagagtgaccaaaataaagtaaatttattttaaagtgacTATGAACATAGTTTACCTTAAATTAAAAGAACTCGTTTTGGCATTTTACATATGTACATGACACATATATATTATCAGCTTTATGcttacaatttatttattttttcacttaTCACCCTTCCTCTTGAAAGGTAAATCTATAAAAGTTTACAAATATTGGATGAAAATGTTTATAATTCAACAAACGCAACTGTTTTCTTCCCGTCATGTGCTTTACGGAAGAAATGTTTGACGTAATCTGAATAAAGAACTTGTTTATAAATCGGTTTCTCACCATTTTCGATTAGTTCAGGAAATGGTCCGATCATATCAATAGGTCTTGGGTTCACAAAAATGGGGACGAAGATTCTATTCTTGCTTCCATTGGCCACCACGCGATGTTCGACACTTCTGTACTTGCCGTTGCTAATTATTTGCAATGCGTCTCCAACATTGATCACAAGGGAACCTTTGATTGGAGGAACATGGATCCAATTATCGCTGTCATTTCCTCTAACGAACAGCCCTCCAATTTCGTCTTGAAGGAGAATCGTGAGAGTCAAGACATCAGAGTGTCGACCAACTCCAACAGTGAGTTCGGGATTAGGACATTTGGGATAATAATTAAGGTTAGTCCTCATTGACCCCATCAACAATAATTCTTTTGTTTCGTCAATCTCATGCAAATTTAGGCCATTCATTAGCACTTTTAATAATTGTTTAATGACAACTTCAGATTTCTTCATATAATCTAGCACTTGTTCCCTAAAAAAGAAACAATTAATAAACTTGTTAGTAAATTGCGTGATATCAAGCACTATAGAAAAAGTTGGATCAAACTTGCTGATTGAATCAATGGACATCTAACATGGTcgcatataaaataaaaatgtaggaAATCCATGAAAAAcatataatgacttgtataaacTGGTGGTTATATTTTTTGTCAGACACTTGTTTGATACATGTTTAAATAGTATGAACCTAacttaatattgtataaaagaACATGCCTTAAAAGTTGCTTAATCtaatattgtataatttttttgttagacACTAGTTTTAACACGGTTTCAAACCCTAATGTTAGATAGAATCTATtgtgatgaaaaaaagaaaagttttaacaCGGTTTCAAACGCTAATGTTAGATAGAATCTATTGTGATGAAAAAAAGAAACTACCTACCTGCAAACGGAAGGCCATAGTGCAAAAGCTTCCTCTTCGGAGACATAAAACAAGCTAAGGTAATCTTTCCATTCAAGAGCCTTCTCGGCTTGAGGGGTAAAACTCGTGCCAAACCTCACGTTGTTCGACGACGAATGTTCCTTGGAGTACTTATTCTTGACCTCAGCCGGTAACGCAAAGAACTTGTAAGTAGCATCTTTAACATTCTTCAAAACTTCAACAGGTACGTCATGGTTAACAATCTGAAAGAAACCCCATTTTGAAGCCGCTTCGCAGATCGATTTTGTCACTTCGGGATCTTCCGGATTCGACATATCGATTACGGGGATCGAATCATGAGCTTGGACATTGGTCATACACATCCTTTCTTCCAAAGGCTGAATATATTGTTTAGGAAGAGCTTTGAGACCCATTTCGGACAAACCCTTCACTCCATTCCCTTGATTAATAACGAAATCGATGAGAGCAGAGGAATCACTGAATGGTTCAGCAACTGTTGGAGCCATTGTTTTCCTACTGATTCTAACTTAAAAAGAACAAAGGTGTACTGGATGAAGAGATTGATAGAGGTTAGAAGAGAAAGCTATGGTGAGAACTAGGTTTCACAATCCACATCTATTTATACACAAACTTTCTGTAAGAAAAGCTCACCAATCTTGTTTTGCGCCAACCCTAATaattgttaggatcgtcccgattaagcaacgaacaagtaaaaatagtagaagaaattgagaagatgaacacacaaatttaacgtggaaaaacccctcaaaagaggataaaaaaccacgggcaaagataattttactataatggcaaaagaatgaagagtacaaaagatggagataaaaactaaaccccgaaaaccagaaaaacaaagaaccctcaaacgtaaacacaaaattctctgaatgtgttatgagttctaatctaatgggtgtctcttaattctaagattgtaaaggagcctatttataggctaaattagtaagtcaaataaactatactaataaatgctaaatatattatactaataaatactaaatcttctagaaagaaaatatatttttgtttaacttgacttgcaagcaatctcttagaatttgggtcacacaattctaacaatctccaccttgacacaaattctttcaatgccatctttgccaaaacccgccacgggcctatcttgaactatgcagggaattaattgagtcgaatctatacttagaagctggaagacttctagccttcgacttgtgcactgccaaatcaaaactaacccggttctgattttcacgaatacagtgccctaacttttcaaaacctgcatccaaaagagaacctctcttcaacgaaacggtcatacctttttccctcctatgaccaagttgtctccgcttc contains:
- the LOC121204738 gene encoding feruloyl CoA ortho-hydroxylase F6H1-3; this encodes MAPTVAEPFSDSSALIDFVINQGNGVKGLSEMGLKALPKQYIQPLEERMCMTNVQAHDSIPVIDMSNPEDPEVTKSICEAASKWGFFQIVNHDVPVEVLKNVKDATYKFFALPAEVKNKYSKEHSSSNNVRFGTSFTPQAEKALEWKDYLSLFYVSEEEAFALWPSVCREQVLDYMKKSEVVIKQLLKVLMNGLNLHEIDETKELLLMGSMRTNLNYYPKCPNPELTVGVGRHSDVLTLTILLQDEIGGLFVRGNDSDNWIHVPPIKGSLVINVGDALQIISNGKYRSVEHRVVANGSKNRIFVPIFVNPRPIDMIGPFPELIENGEKPIYKQVLYSDYVKHFFRKAHDGKKTVAFVEL